CAAATCACCTGTGCTTGATGAAGGATAAAGATTTCAAAAATATGATCGATGTAATCACATAAAATCTTAAAAATTTGAAAGCCAAACTTTAATCCGGTCAGATTCTCAAATTACAGTCTAACTTGACAATGAAAGGTTGACCAATTTATGCAATTAGGAATTGGATAATCTTCTTAATCAAAGTAGATTTGGGCATTCGATCAAAAGAAAACTCTGTCCCATTGGTGGACATTTTTTCAAAGAATCATTTAAATCATTGAATATAAACCCATTTTGTTATGAATAATATTGCAGTCATTGGTTCTGGAACTATGGGTAACGGAATCGCCCATGTTTTTGCCCAATTCGGTTATCAGGTGAGCCTGATTGACATTCAGCAGGCAGCTCTTGACAAAGCTTTGGCTACCGTTTCCAAAAATCTTGACCGACAGGTCTCCAAAGGTTCCTTATCCGAAGAGGACAAAGTAAAAGCTCTTATCAATATCCAAACATTTACTGAGTTGTCTACAGGTGTGAAAGATGCTGATTTGGTTGTGGAAGCTGCAACCGAAAACATTTCTATCAAATTGGATTTGTTCAGACAATTGGATGAACTCTGTCCTGAGAAAACAATTTTAGCGACCAATACTTCGTCCATTTCCATAACCAAAATAGGTGCGTCCACCAAAAGACCTGAAAAAGTGATCGGAATGCACTTTATGAACCCGGTGCCAGTCATGAAGTTGGTGGAGGTAATCAGAGGATATGCTACTTCAGATGAAATCACAAATCAAGTCATGGGATTGGCCAAGAAACTTGAAAGAGTACCTGTGGAAGTCAATGATTATCCGGGATTTGTAGCAAATAGGATTTTGATGCCTATGATCAATGAGGCCATATACACATTGTATGAAGGTGTGGCGGGAATTGAGGAAATTGACACAGTAATGAAATTGGGCATGGCGCATCCTATGGGACCTTTACAATTGGCGGATTTTATTGGTCTTGATGTTTGTCTTTCTATTTTGAGAGTTTTACATGATGGCTTTGGAAATCCTAAATATGCCCCTTGTCCTCTATTGGTCAATATGGTGGAAGCGGGTTATAAAGGCGCAAAAACAGGTGAGGGCTTTTATAAGTACACTGCGGGAAGCAAAGAATTGAAGGTTTCAGAAAGATTTGAAAAAAAATAACATATATGAACGCAAAGTTGCCAGTAGCATGACAATTCAATTTAATTCTTGCCTGAAGACTGAAATGTCGGGTTCTCCGGGCTTCCGACTTCGGTCTTCCGTCATGTCTGTATTAGAAAATTGAGTTGCTGGCAAAAAAGCGGATAACCATAAGGACAAAATATGCATATAGCAGTTTCCGGAAATATCGGTAGCGGAAAAACCACCCTTACCATCAAATTGGCCAAACATTATGGATGGAATGCGGAATTGGAAGCAGTCGAAAATAATCCCTACTTAGCAGATTTTTATGAAGATATGAAGCGTTGGTCATTCCACCTTCAGGTCTATTTTTTGAACAGTAGATTTAATCAGATCAAAAGAATCAGGGAAACCGGACTTTCTGTAATTCAGGATAGGACCATCTATGAAGATGCCTATATCTTTGCGGCCAATCTTCACAAATCCAAATTGATATCTGAAAGGGATTATGAGAATTACCTCAATCTTTTTCATTCCATGATCAATTTTGTCAAAGCTCCGGATTTATTGATCTATCTTAAAGCAGATATTCCAAAGCTTGTCGGTCAGATTGAAAAGCGGGGAAGACACTATGAAAACGCCATAAGGATAGATTATCTTAAAAATCTCAACAGTCACTATGAAGAATGGATTGGAGGCTATAATAAGGGTAAACTTCTGGTCATAGATGTCAACCAATTGGATTTTGTCGAATATCAGGAGGATTTTTCTTCCATCGTGGAAAGAATTGACAGGGAGATGTACGGATTGTTTTCCTGACAATAATCCCCTAAATCAATTTTCTGGAAATCCAATTGAGCAACATCTGTTGGTTTTCTTCTTTTGGATTTAACAGTAAGTCATCAATTTTCTTCAAACTTCCGCCTGTCATCAGGTTTTCATAAACCGGTATTCTTACCAATTTGAAACCGTGCAATCTTGTGATCAGATCATATTGCACATCATTATAAGCATTTAGTTTCCATCCCGCAGAACCATTACCGGAAAGGTCCCCATACTCTTCACTTTTTCCAAAAACCTTGGAAGCAATGGGAGGACCGTTCCAGATTCTATCCTGAAGTCCTGCTTTCAAACATTCTCTTTCAAAATTTCTGCAAAGTCTTTTATAACTGTCCACCCATGGATAAGAAAAGGTAGAATATAATTCAGACTTCAAAGTGGACAAACGGTACCTGTTAAAGTGAACTGCGTCATCATAAACAAACAAAAATCTGTTTATTTTGAAGTCGATTTTCAGCCTTTCTAAGATGGGCATTCTACCCTTTCCCTTAAGGTCCTCAAATACCGCTTTCAAAAGTGTCTCGCCTTTTCCATTTAAATAGGATGGATTGACCTCAAGATTGAAGTCTGCCTCAACAGGCAAATCTGAAAGACGCAGAATAGTTATAAGATGCTGGACTTTGATCTGATGCATTGGGTCAAATTAATCACCTTTTCTGATAATTTCCCAAGTATGGTCTGCCAATAACTTTACTTCAGCAATAAATTTGGAATATCTTTTTTTTCTTCCCCATTCTTCAGGGGCTACCAAACTCAGAAAATCTGTTTCGTCCTCCTTTTCATACAAAAAGTAATGGTGGTTGATTAAAGGTTCAAAACCCATGGAGGTTTTATAAATCCTTTCGGATACTTCCACACGTTTCTGAATCTTTTTGGCTTGGTCCGCCAAAAGCTGCATCTGTTGATAGATTTGTGCCATCTGCATATCAGTCTGCGAATGCATGGCCGCAACGGCCCTACCGGTAATTTTACCCTTATCTTCGGGTTTAATAATAGCACTCCCACTTTGATGGGCGTAGGGCAAAAGACCAGGAATATCCGTGGTCTTTTCCTTCATTTTTTCAAGGTCTATTTTATCGATATCAATTTTCTGTTTTCCAGTCATTTTTTTTCCAAAGAATCAGATGGGGCTATTCTCTCCTTCAGATTCCCTTTTGAACCTGGAAAAGTAGTTTTTCTTGACATATCCACTCCTATCCATAGCATACTAAGAGCGAAAATTATTGCCAAAACCAAAAATATAATTTTGTTTCTTTTCATATATTTCAAGATAACTAACTTACATTTACAACAGGATGTTTTAAATTTCAAAATTAAACTATTCTTTCGGAGTTAAAAAGAAGACTTCAATTTTGATTATCGCTTAAATGACGCATTTATCTTGTATTTAGGCCGTTTTTAAAAGGATTTTAAAAAAATAAATCAAAAAAGATTAATTTAATTTTGAAATACATAAATTTGAATATTATATACAAAAAATCGGATATACGAATATTTTATGTATCAACTCATTAGCCCTCAAACCATTTTTCAGTATTTTGGCGACGACGATAAAGAAATGCTGCAGGAAATGATCCAAATCATTTTGGATTCAAATCTTCAGGATTTAAAAAACATGGATCAGCTTTATTTGGAAAATGACTGGTCCATGATCAAAAAAAGGTGTCATAAGGCCAAACCTAGTATGAGTTATATAGGTGCTATGCAAACAAGAAAGATCCTTGAATCCATTGAATCGGATTTGGAAGGTTCTCAATCAAAATTCGATGAATTGTTACAACATATAGAAATAATTGAGAAAGAACTGCACACATTTTTAGATTCATTGTAATCATCATTATTTTTTCCCTTCTGCCCATTTTTTATTTCATTATTCAGCCAAGATGCAACATCTTTGGAAGTATCTACTTTAATTGAAGTATCCCAATCATTTATGAAAAAGCGAATTCTAATAAGTATTTCCCTGCTTTTACTGTTTCAATCAGTTGTTTTGAGCCAACAATCCCTTAGCGTTGAAAAGATCATGCAGGATCCAAAATGGATAGGAAATTTTCCTCAAAATATACAATGGGACGAAAAAGGACAGGCAATATATTTTATGTACAGAGCTGAAAATGACCCTGCCGATTCTCTCCATAGGATAGTAATAGGGAAAAATGAAAAACCCGAGAAGGTATCTGTTCAGGAACAAAGACAACGTGTCCCTTCAAATGCGAAATCCAATCTGGCTAAAACCAAGAAAATATTTGCCAAAAACAGTGATATTATCCTGTACGACATTGCATCAGAAAACAGAAGCAACCTTATCAAACTTGGAGATAGAATTTCAAACCCCACATTTTTAGCAAACGAAGGTAGGATTGCTTTTGAAATGTCAAATAATTTATACGTCTTGGATATAAGTTCTGGAAAACTTCAAAGAGTAACTTCTATCCGTACAGGTACGAAAGCACAGGAAAAAGAAGAGAAATCTGCAGAAAGAGAAAAATGGCTCAAGGAAGATAACCTTTCCTTACTTTCAGTCATTCAAGAGCGTGAGGATAAAAAAGAGAAAACCAAATCATATAATGATGCTAATAAAGAAAAAGAACCTTTTTCATACTATTTAGGAGGAAAATCACTGGCAAACCTTCAATTATCTCCGGATGAAAAATTTGCCACAATGCTTTTCTTCTCAAGAACAGAAAACAAAAGAACTGACGTCCCGGATTATACAGATGCCACAGGCTATACTGTAAACCTTCCTGCGAGGTCAAAGGTTGGGGACAAGCCTTCCACTACAGAATTAGCCGTTTATGACCTGGAAAGGGATACCGTATTTTTCGTTTCTACCAAAGATCTTCCAGGAATCAAAGATTTACCTGACTATGTCAAAGATTATCCTGAAAAAGATTGGGAAGAAAAAGAAAGAGATCTTTTGCTATCTGCTCCAATTTTTTCCAATGACGGTAAAAATGCCGTAGTCAATATCCGATCCGTTGATAATAAGGATAGGTGGATTGCTTTGCTTGACCTGAAGACAGGGGAATTGAAGATATTGGACAGACAAAGAGATGAGGCTTGGATAGGCGGACCTGGCATAGGTTGGGGATTTGGTGGAGGTACATTAGGTTGGCTTCCGGACAACAGACACATCTATTTCCAATCAGAGGAAACCGGCTATTCCCATTTATACATCTTAGACATAAATTCCGGGAAAAAGAAAGCATTGACTTCTGGTCAATTTGAGGTTTTTAATCCTTCAATTTCAAAAAATACTAAGTTTTGGTACCTCACCACTTCAGAAGTCCATCCTGGAGAAAGACATTTTTATATGATGCCTTTGATGGGTGGAAGAATGGAAAAACTGACTTCAATGACTGGAAACAATGATGTTAGTCTCTCTCCCGATGAAAAGAATATGGCAATTTTATATTCCTACAGCAATAAGCCTTGGGAATTATACCTGCAGGCCAACACTCCTCAATCTCAACCCCAGCAATTGACCTCAGGTCAAAGTGAAGCTTTTAAATCATATAATTGGAGGGATCCACAACTGATCAAATTCAAGGCTTCTGATGGAGAAATGGTTCCTGCAAGATTATATGTTCCTGAACCGGAAAAGAAAAATGGAGCTGCGGTGATTTTTGTTCATGGGGCAGGCTATCTCCAAAATGTTCATAAATGGTGGTCCAGCTATTTTAGGGAGTATATGTTCCATAATTTACTTACTGAACTCGGATATACTGTTTTGGATATTGATTATAGGGGAAGTGCCGGTTATGGAAGGGATTGGAGAACAGGGATCTATAGGCATATGGGAGGAAAAGACCTTTCAGATCAGGTAGATGGTGTAAAATACCTGGTTGAAAACTATGATGTCAATCCTGAAAAAGTTGGTATTTACGGGGGAAGTTATGGTGGATTTATCACACTGATGGCTTTGTTTAATGCTCCCGAAAGTTTCAAATCAGGTGCAGCCTTAAGATCAGTTACAGATTGGGCCCACTATAACCATGGTTACACTGCCAATATCCTCAATGAACCTTTCAATGATCCAATAGCATATCGACGCTCCTCTCCTATTTATTTTGCTGAGGGTCTCAAAGGTAACCTTCTGATAGCTCATGGAATGGTGGATGTCAACGTGCATTTTCAGGATGTGGTCCGCTTGGCACAAAGGCTGATTGAATTGGGCAAAGACAATTGGGAAATGGCTGTCTATCCAGTGGAAGACCACGGATTTGTAGAACCCAGTAGTTGGACAGACGAATACAAAAGGATATTGAAACTGTTCAATGATACCTTGATTGATTAATTTGTTGATGAAAAGCTATTGGTTTTATAAAGTTAAAAACCTTTGTACTTTTCCAAATAATCCCTAAACCGGTTCATTACCCAAAGATGTATTCTGGCTTGGGTATTGATATAAACAAACCAGGGTAACCTGGGCACAAATTCATGGATGGCTGAGATCATATATCGGCCATTCATTACTTCCCTGAATTCGAGCCAGCCATAGTCAAACCGCTTTACCAGCCATCCGCCTGTAATATAAAACAACTGGCGCTTGATGTCACTTCTATCAGGTATCCAGGTCAATTGCAACATAGGCTTTTTCCCTTTCAGCATAAAGAAGCCAATATCACCCCTTTCATTTTCTTTGACATTGATCAGAAATCTAAAAAATGTCGGAAGCCATACTTTATACCTGTTGGCAACCCAAAGTGCGCTTTTATGTCGGGTATTTGGCATGCGCTGAATACTCCGGACAGTATTTTTCACCTCCCTCTCATTCTTGAATTTTGGTAATTTGGGAAGCTTGTTTTCAGGATTCAAAGCTTCAAGCACACTTTCCCTGAAGGATAAATAATCTATTTCCTTTTCTTTGAATCTCAGTTCTTCAGAGAGGGTTAAGGTATGTTTTAGACTTTCGACCAAAGGCGAAACAAGTTTCATGGGTGTTTCTCCAAAAAAAGATACCCAAAGCTTGGATAGCCCAACTGAAAAAATAGGTACTGAAAAAATCCATCTCCTTTTTCCCATCACCCGAGCAGTTTCCTCCAACATTCCCTTGTAGGTAAGAATTTCAGGACTGCCGATTTCGATGGATTTTCCGAAAACATCCGGATTGCCTAAGCAAACATCCATAATGGTCATGGTATCTCTTAAAGAGATTGCCTGGGTCTGCGAATTGGTCCATTTTGGACACATCAATGCCGGGAGTTTTCTGACAAGATTACGTACCATCTCAAATGATGAACCTCCGGGTCCAACGATGATACCCGCCCTCAAAGCCGTCACAGGAACACCTTTACTACCCAATGTTTTCTCCACTTCCAACCGACTTCTCAGGTGAATGGAGATCTTTTCTTCTGCCACATCTTTGGGCAAAATACCTCCCAGATATAAAATCTGTTTGATGTTATTGGCCTGAGCTGCCCTTGAGAAGTTATCGGCAAGCAGGAGATCAGTATCCTCAAATGAGCCCTGGTCAAGCCGGGTAAGGGCACTCATAGAATGAATCAGGTAAATGGCATAATCAACACCCCGAAGGGCCTCAATGGTGGATGTAATTGAAAAGAGTTCAACTTTGCGCCACTCCACATCCGGGTCGGGATTTTGTACCGCTTCCCTCCTGCTCAATGCAATAATCTTATATTTATCCTTGAAATTGTGGATAAACCACCTTCCGATATAACCTCCTGCTCCGGCAATTGCGATTGTCTTTTTCAATGCATGTTGGGTTGAATACTTAAAATTACCGCCTCAGCTGCTTTTCGGCCGGCTGTCATAGCTGCATTGATGGATCCGTTTAGCAAATAGTCTCCGGATAAAAATACATTATCATAAATCTTTGTTTGAGTCGCAGGCATACTGGATTTCATATCATCTATCTGAGGCAGTGCATCCTCAATTTCATAGACTTTTTCCAATTTAAAGTGTTCGGATTTGATATCAGTCAGGGCTTCAAGTTCTATTTTGACCTTTTCAATAAGTTTATCATCCAATTTCACTGATTTGGTGATAGAAACGGATAAAAGCGCTCTTCCGGTTTTTGAATAGGATTTGCTTACATCTGTCATAAATACAAGGTTATTGACCAAAAATAGTTTGTCTGTAACCAAACCTATCATGGGACTGGCAAAAAATGATTTTTCCAAACTGAAATAGAGATTGACAACTTTTCTGGAGGGTTTGAATTGT
This window of the Aquiflexum balticum DSM 16537 genome carries:
- a CDS encoding 3-hydroxyacyl-CoA dehydrogenase family protein; this encodes MNNIAVIGSGTMGNGIAHVFAQFGYQVSLIDIQQAALDKALATVSKNLDRQVSKGSLSEEDKVKALINIQTFTELSTGVKDADLVVEAATENISIKLDLFRQLDELCPEKTILATNTSSISITKIGASTKRPEKVIGMHFMNPVPVMKLVEVIRGYATSDEITNQVMGLAKKLERVPVEVNDYPGFVANRILMPMINEAIYTLYEGVAGIEEIDTVMKLGMAHPMGPLQLADFIGLDVCLSILRVLHDGFGNPKYAPCPLLVNMVEAGYKGAKTGEGFYKYTAGSKELKVSERFEKK
- a CDS encoding S9 family peptidase; protein product: MKKRILISISLLLLFQSVVLSQQSLSVEKIMQDPKWIGNFPQNIQWDEKGQAIYFMYRAENDPADSLHRIVIGKNEKPEKVSVQEQRQRVPSNAKSNLAKTKKIFAKNSDIILYDIASENRSNLIKLGDRISNPTFLANEGRIAFEMSNNLYVLDISSGKLQRVTSIRTGTKAQEKEEKSAEREKWLKEDNLSLLSVIQEREDKKEKTKSYNDANKEKEPFSYYLGGKSLANLQLSPDEKFATMLFFSRTENKRTDVPDYTDATGYTVNLPARSKVGDKPSTTELAVYDLERDTVFFVSTKDLPGIKDLPDYVKDYPEKDWEEKERDLLLSAPIFSNDGKNAVVNIRSVDNKDRWIALLDLKTGELKILDRQRDEAWIGGPGIGWGFGGGTLGWLPDNRHIYFQSEETGYSHLYILDINSGKKKALTSGQFEVFNPSISKNTKFWYLTTSEVHPGERHFYMMPLMGGRMEKLTSMTGNNDVSLSPDEKNMAILYSYSNKPWELYLQANTPQSQPQQLTSGQSEAFKSYNWRDPQLIKFKASDGEMVPARLYVPEPEKKNGAAVIFVHGAGYLQNVHKWWSSYFREYMFHNLLTELGYTVLDIDYRGSAGYGRDWRTGIYRHMGGKDLSDQVDGVKYLVENYDVNPEKVGIYGGSYGGFITLMALFNAPESFKSGAALRSVTDWAHYNHGYTANILNEPFNDPIAYRRSSPIYFAEGLKGNLLIAHGMVDVNVHFQDVVRLAQRLIELGKDNWEMAVYPVEDHGFVEPSSWTDEYKRILKLFNDTLID
- a CDS encoding NmrA family NAD(P)-binding protein; the encoded protein is MKKTIAIAGAGGYIGRWFIHNFKDKYKIIALSRREAVQNPDPDVEWRKVELFSITSTIEALRGVDYAIYLIHSMSALTRLDQGSFEDTDLLLADNFSRAAQANNIKQILYLGGILPKDVAEEKISIHLRSRLEVEKTLGSKGVPVTALRAGIIVGPGGSSFEMVRNLVRKLPALMCPKWTNSQTQAISLRDTMTIMDVCLGNPDVFGKSIEIGSPEILTYKGMLEETARVMGKRRWIFSVPIFSVGLSKLWVSFFGETPMKLVSPLVESLKHTLTLSEELRFKEKEIDYLSFRESVLEALNPENKLPKLPKFKNEREVKNTVRSIQRMPNTRHKSALWVANRYKVWLPTFFRFLINVKENERGDIGFFMLKGKKPMLQLTWIPDRSDIKRQLFYITGGWLVKRFDYGWLEFREVMNGRYMISAIHEFVPRLPWFVYINTQARIHLWVMNRFRDYLEKYKGF
- a CDS encoding Hpt domain-containing protein; the protein is MYQLISPQTIFQYFGDDDKEMLQEMIQIILDSNLQDLKNMDQLYLENDWSMIKKRCHKAKPSMSYIGAMQTRKILESIESDLEGSQSKFDELLQHIEIIEKELHTFLDSL
- a CDS encoding DUF7255 family protein, whose translation is MHQIKVQHLITILRLSDLPVEADFNLEVNPSYLNGKGETLLKAVFEDLKGKGRMPILERLKIDFKINRFLFVYDDAVHFNRYRLSTLKSELYSTFSYPWVDSYKRLCRNFERECLKAGLQDRIWNGPPIASKVFGKSEEYGDLSGNGSAGWKLNAYNDVQYDLITRLHGFKLVRIPVYENLMTGGSLKKIDDLLLNPKEENQQMLLNWISRKLI
- a CDS encoding DUF2452 domain-containing protein, whose translation is MTGKQKIDIDKIDLEKMKEKTTDIPGLLPYAHQSGSAIIKPEDKGKITGRAVAAMHSQTDMQMAQIYQQMQLLADQAKKIQKRVEVSERIYKTSMGFEPLINHHYFLYEKEDETDFLSLVAPEEWGRKKRYSKFIAEVKLLADHTWEIIRKGD
- a CDS encoding deoxynucleoside kinase; translation: MHIAVSGNIGSGKTTLTIKLAKHYGWNAELEAVENNPYLADFYEDMKRWSFHLQVYFLNSRFNQIKRIRETGLSVIQDRTIYEDAYIFAANLHKSKLISERDYENYLNLFHSMINFVKAPDLLIYLKADIPKLVGQIEKRGRHYENAIRIDYLKNLNSHYEEWIGGYNKGKLLVIDVNQLDFVEYQEDFSSIVERIDREMYGLFS